A stretch of the Aphis gossypii isolate Hap1 chromosome 2, ASM2018417v2, whole genome shotgun sequence genome encodes the following:
- the LOC114129777 gene encoding alpha-tocopherol transfer protein-like isoform X2 translates to MTLVQPTVEMQQHIRTELNEDVSTREKDLEHIKEWLRLQPHLPQFQDDARIMTFLRGCKFSLEKTKRKLDMYFTMRAAVPEFFSNRDPTLPEIKEVMRVANVPPLPGLTPNGRRVVMMSGVDLEQMAASVADGMKVVLMIGDIRLKEENVGVAGDVYILDASVATPQNFANHFAKFTPSLIKKFLICVQEAYPVKLKEVHVINVSPLVDTIINFVKPFLKEKIRNRIHVHSSLDSLNEFVPREMLPEEYGGKAGPMADINRQWYEKMVTYKDWFKEQEKIKADESRRPGKPKTHDDLFGMEGSFKQLSID, encoded by the exons ATGACTCTCGTACAACCCACCGTGGAAATGCAACAGCACATCCGCACCGAGCTTAACGAAGACGTGTCAACTCGGGAAAAAGATCTGGAACACATCAAGGAATGGCTACGTTTACAACCACACTTGCCGCAATTTCAAG acGATGCTCGCATTATGACATTCCTTCGAGGATGCAAGTTCTCTCTCGAAAAGACAAAGAGGAAGTTAGACATGTACTTCACAATGAGAGCAGCTGTACCGGAATTCTTCAGTAACCGGGACCCAACGTTACCGGAAATCAAAGAAGTGATGAGAGTCgc AAACGTACCGCCACTTCCGGGCTTGACGCCAAATGGGCGCCGTGTAGTTATGATGAGTGGTGTGGATTTGGAACAAATGGCTGCATCCGTGGCTGATGGTATGAAAGTAGTGTTGATGATAGGTGACATAAGATTAAAGGAGGAAAACGTTGGAGTGGCTGGAGATGTGTACATTTTGGACGCCAGCGTGGCCACTCCACAGAATTTTGCAAACCACTTTGCTAAGTTTACACCATCTCTGATAAAAAAGTTCCTCATCTGTGTACAG gAAGCCTATCCAGTTAAATTGAAAGAAGTGCACGTCATAAACGTTTCACCACTTGTTGATACAATCATCAACTTTGTAAAGCCGTTTCTTAAAGAGAAAATACGTAACAGG ATCCACGTACATTCATCATTAGACTCATTGAACGAATTTGTACCAAGGGAAATGCTTCCAGAAGAATATGGAGGAAAAGCTGGACCAATGGCTGACATTAAcc GTCAATGGTACGAAAAAATGGTGACTTACAAGGATTGGTTCAAGGAACAAGAAAAAATCAAAGCTGACGAATCCCGACGTCCAGGAAAGCCGAAGACACACGACGATCTATTTGGAATGGAAGGTTCCTTCAAACAACTTTCTATTGATTAA